A single region of the Alteriqipengyuania flavescens genome encodes:
- a CDS encoding ATP phosphoribosyltransferase regulatory subunit, translating into MTETNDLLPEGFADRLPAAATATTRVMRDALRVMDSHGYDRVIPPLAEFEQSLATRMEGVGTERMIRFTDPASLRTMALRSDITVQVGRIAATRMADAPRPLRLCYSGEVATLDGRQLDPRRQKLQLGAELVGSDTVAAASEIVALAVETLQAAGAEGLTVDFTLPDLVDTLAQDGLPLPADRIEAVRRELDTKDAGGLRDVGGEAYLPLIHAGGPFADAIETLAGIDAGGALATRIAGLKEIAARIDGEARLTLDPSERHGFEYQSWFGFSIYADGMPGTLARGGTYRIRGLDEPATGFSFYPDRLIDALAETGEAAPVVFLPPGHDGEAAARLRAEGWRTRAALTGSDDAAALGCTHVLEGDEAKPL; encoded by the coding sequence ATGACCGAAACCAACGACCTCCTGCCCGAAGGGTTCGCCGACCGTTTGCCGGCAGCGGCCACTGCCACCACCCGCGTGATGCGCGATGCGCTGCGGGTGATGGACAGCCACGGCTATGACCGGGTGATCCCGCCGCTGGCCGAATTCGAACAGTCGCTGGCGACGCGGATGGAAGGCGTGGGGACGGAGCGGATGATCCGCTTCACCGACCCGGCATCGCTGCGGACCATGGCGCTGCGCAGCGACATCACCGTGCAGGTCGGGCGGATTGCCGCGACCCGCATGGCCGATGCGCCGCGCCCGCTGCGGCTGTGCTATTCGGGCGAGGTCGCCACGCTCGACGGGCGCCAGCTCGACCCGCGGCGGCAGAAGCTGCAGCTCGGCGCGGAACTCGTCGGCAGCGACACGGTCGCGGCGGCGAGCGAGATCGTGGCGCTGGCGGTCGAGACGCTGCAGGCGGCGGGCGCCGAGGGGCTGACGGTCGACTTCACGCTCCCCGACCTTGTCGATACGTTGGCGCAGGACGGCCTGCCGCTGCCGGCTGACAGGATCGAGGCCGTGCGGCGCGAGCTCGACACGAAAGATGCCGGCGGCCTGCGCGATGTGGGCGGCGAGGCTTACCTGCCGCTGATCCATGCGGGCGGGCCTTTCGCCGACGCGATCGAGACGTTGGCCGGGATCGATGCGGGCGGGGCGCTTGCCACGCGCATCGCAGGTCTGAAGGAAATCGCCGCGCGGATCGACGGGGAGGCGCGGTTGACGCTCGACCCGTCCGAACGCCACGGCTTCGAATACCAGAGCTGGTTCGGCTTCAGCATCTATGCCGACGGCATGCCCGGCACGCTGGCGCGCGGCGGCACCTACCGGATCCGCGGGCTTGACGAGCCGGCCACCGGCTTCAGCTTCTATCCCGACCGGCTGATCGATGCGCTCGCGGAAACGGGCGAGGCCGCGCCGGTCGTGTTCCTGCCGCCGGGCCACGACGGCGAAGCGGCCGCCCGCCTGCGCGCCGAAGGCTGGCGCACCCGGGCCGCGCTCACCGGGTCTGACGATGCCGCCGCGCTCGGCTGCACCCACGTGCTGGAAGGCGACGAGGCGAAACCGCTCTAG
- a CDS encoding class I SAM-dependent methyltransferase, producing the protein MTSREKTTFMPRSDGEARPTPAERALVAGWATIQWPWLVKSLWGGRKTDKAALLDRLGLAQDALPHLGSWKADTIFLKRIVDHIEQAKPAQVVELGCGATSLIIGKALERYTDGGRVDSYDQHGEFCAATGEWLAANGLDPHIHHAPLAPASGRWASHWYDMGAVPDRIDMLVIDGPVWTFNPFIRGSAERLFERIPVGGLILLDDGARPGERMVANRWRKAWPDFRFDLLPGPAGTLRGERIS; encoded by the coding sequence ATGACCTCGCGCGAGAAGACCACCTTCATGCCGCGCAGCGACGGGGAAGCGCGGCCGACGCCGGCGGAGCGGGCGCTGGTGGCGGGCTGGGCGACGATCCAGTGGCCCTGGCTGGTCAAGAGCCTGTGGGGCGGGCGCAAGACCGACAAGGCGGCGCTGCTGGACCGGCTGGGGCTGGCTCAGGACGCCTTGCCACACCTCGGCAGCTGGAAAGCCGACACGATCTTCTTGAAGCGCATCGTCGATCATATCGAGCAGGCTAAACCCGCACAGGTGGTGGAACTCGGCTGCGGCGCGACCAGCCTGATCATCGGCAAGGCGCTGGAACGTTATACCGACGGCGGCCGTGTCGACAGTTACGACCAGCACGGCGAATTCTGCGCGGCGACCGGCGAATGGCTGGCGGCAAACGGGCTTGACCCGCATATCCACCATGCGCCGCTTGCCCCGGCCAGCGGTCGCTGGGCCTCCCACTGGTACGACATGGGCGCTGTGCCCGACCGTATCGACATGCTGGTGATCGACGGGCCGGTGTGGACTTTCAACCCCTTCATCCGCGGTTCGGCCGAACGCTTGTTCGAGCGCATCCCGGTGGGGGGCTTGATCCTGCTCGACGATGGCGCACGGCCCGGGGAGCGGATGGTCGCCAATCGTTGGCGAAAGGCATGGCCGGACTTCCGCTTCGACTTGCTGCCGGGGCCGGCCGGCACGCTGCGGGGCGAGCGGATTTCTTGA
- the argH gene encoding argininosuccinate lyase: MWGGRFAGGPSAIMREINASIPFDKRLWREDIEASKAHVAMLGRQGVLTASDAQAIAEGLDRVAAEYETNGVPEDWDLEDIHMTTESRLAELIGPVAGRLHTGRSRNDQVATDFKMWVDQAMWQAHDDLHRLQEALVKRAEEHADSIMPGFTHLQTAQPVTLGHHLMAYYEMFERDRSRFVSAAVRLGECPLGSAALAGTGYDLDREFTADLLGFAKGPTRNSLDAVSDRDFALDYLHAASTCAIHLSRLAEEFITWASQPFGFVQMPDTLSTGSSIMPQKKNPDAAELVRGHAGRIIGCATALMVTMKGLPLAYSKDMQDDKPPVFEAADLLTLCLAAMEGMVAGATFRTARMRQAAELGYATATDLADWLVTKADVPFREAHHITGALVRMAEERGCALDQLPLKDMQQVDPRIDASVFDALSVDASVAARKSFGGTAPDQVRARIAEAREALSMEDEE, translated from the coding sequence ATGTGGGGCGGCAGGTTCGCCGGTGGACCTAGCGCGATCATGCGCGAAATCAACGCCTCGATCCCGTTCGACAAGCGGCTGTGGCGCGAGGATATCGAGGCGAGCAAGGCGCATGTCGCCATGCTGGGCAGGCAGGGCGTGCTGACGGCAAGCGACGCGCAGGCGATCGCCGAGGGGCTCGACCGGGTCGCCGCCGAGTATGAAACGAACGGCGTGCCCGAGGACTGGGACCTCGAAGACATCCACATGACCACCGAAAGCCGGCTGGCCGAACTGATCGGGCCGGTCGCCGGGCGCCTCCACACCGGGCGCAGCCGCAACGACCAAGTGGCGACGGATTTCAAGATGTGGGTCGATCAAGCCATGTGGCAAGCCCACGATGATCTGCACCGTTTGCAAGAGGCCTTGGTGAAAAGGGCGGAAGAGCATGCGGATTCCATCATGCCCGGCTTCACCCATTTGCAGACGGCGCAGCCGGTCACGCTAGGTCATCACCTGATGGCGTATTACGAAATGTTCGAGCGGGATAGGAGCCGTTTCGTGTCGGCAGCCGTAAGGCTCGGCGAATGCCCGCTCGGCAGCGCAGCACTGGCGGGCACGGGGTACGACCTCGACCGCGAATTCACCGCAGACTTGCTCGGCTTTGCCAAGGGTCCGACGCGCAACAGCCTCGATGCCGTCAGCGATCGCGATTTCGCGCTGGATTACCTGCATGCCGCCAGCACTTGCGCCATCCACCTGTCGCGCCTGGCGGAAGAGTTCATCACCTGGGCCAGCCAGCCTTTCGGCTTCGTGCAGATGCCCGACACGCTGAGCACCGGCAGCTCGATCATGCCGCAGAAGAAGAACCCCGACGCGGCGGAGCTGGTGCGCGGCCATGCCGGGCGGATCATCGGTTGCGCCACCGCGCTGATGGTGACGATGAAGGGCCTGCCGCTCGCCTATTCGAAAGACATGCAGGACGACAAGCCGCCGGTCTTCGAAGCCGCAGACCTGCTGACCCTGTGCCTCGCCGCGATGGAAGGCATGGTGGCGGGCGCGACGTTCCGCACGGCGCGCATGCGGCAGGCTGCGGAACTGGGCTATGCCACCGCGACCGACCTTGCCGACTGGCTGGTGACGAAAGCCGACGTGCCGTTCCGCGAAGCGCATCACATCACCGGCGCGCTGGTGCGAATGGCGGAGGAACGCGGCTGCGCGCTCGACCAGCTGCCGCTCAAGGACATGCAGCAGGTCGACCCGCGTATCGACGCCAGCGTCTTCGATGCGCTATCGGTCGACGCATCGGTCGCGGCCCGCAAGAGCTTCGGCGGAACCGCGCCGGACCAGGTTCGCGCCCGGATCGCCGAAGCGCGCGAGGCGCTTTCAATGGAGGACGAGGAATGA
- a CDS encoding winged helix DNA-binding protein — translation MAQAGFQLSGNDAGGHAAAIDAPFDLSVSVFADRAHVHDTIRDDALAAGFRLQEAGSVEILVEGNARPIGDVVLLDCPVMDGRACAALSRLDMRAANAGSQLVVSTSLEALEDVFACLDQSQPQILVNPTRGERVIALGRVLGTMPRMRARELSGDDRLTLLRLTEQVGQIAERLEALSEKDAAGSAFRLGSPSPTYRGPQDASKALVKPPRPPLPDPRLVRRIIRQRQLRSEFFDRDLFADPAWDMLLDLTAARAEHTRVSVTSLCIASGVPPTTALRWIGQMTEAGLMERVEDETDRRRAFIALSDKAADGMARYFEKVGADALTFA, via the coding sequence ATGGCGCAGGCCGGTTTCCAACTTTCGGGTAATGACGCGGGCGGACATGCCGCTGCGATCGATGCGCCGTTCGACCTGTCGGTTTCCGTCTTCGCCGACCGGGCGCATGTCCACGATACGATTCGCGATGATGCGCTGGCGGCGGGCTTCCGGCTGCAGGAAGCGGGTTCGGTAGAAATACTGGTAGAGGGCAACGCGCGGCCCATCGGCGACGTGGTGCTGCTCGATTGCCCGGTGATGGACGGGCGCGCCTGCGCGGCCCTGTCCCGGCTCGACATGCGCGCGGCGAATGCGGGCTCCCAGCTGGTGGTGTCCACCTCGCTGGAGGCGCTGGAGGACGTGTTCGCCTGCCTCGACCAGTCGCAGCCGCAGATCCTCGTAAATCCCACCAGGGGAGAACGCGTAATTGCCCTCGGCCGGGTGCTCGGCACCATGCCCCGGATGCGAGCAAGGGAACTTTCGGGAGACGACCGGTTGACGCTGCTGCGACTGACCGAACAGGTCGGCCAGATCGCTGAGCGGCTGGAGGCGTTGTCGGAAAAGGACGCGGCCGGCAGCGCCTTCCGTCTCGGTTCGCCAAGTCCCACCTATCGCGGGCCGCAGGATGCCTCCAAGGCGCTGGTCAAGCCGCCGCGCCCGCCGCTGCCGGACCCGCGCCTCGTGCGGCGGATCATTCGCCAGCGGCAGCTGCGCAGCGAATTCTTCGACCGCGATCTCTTCGCCGATCCGGCATGGGACATGCTGCTCGACCTGACTGCAGCCCGCGCCGAGCATACCCGGGTGTCCGTCACCAGCCTGTGCATCGCCAGCGGCGTGCCGCCCACTACCGCGCTGCGCTGGATCGGGCAGATGACCGAAGCGGGGCTGATGGAGCGGGTGGAAGACGAGACCGACCGCCGCCGCGCCTTCATCGCGCTGAGCGACAAGGCTGCCGATGGCATGGCGCGCTATTTCGAGAAAGTCGGGGCGGACGCGTTGACCTTCGCCTGA
- the serA gene encoding phosphoglycerate dehydrogenase, giving the protein MTKPKVLISDKMDPNAARIFEERGCDVDVITGETPEELKARIAEYDGLAIRSSTKVTPEILDAAANLKVIGRAGIGVDNVDIPYASSKGVVVMNTPFGNSITTAEHAIAMIMALARQIPQANARTQAGEWPKNDFMGVEVTAKTLGLIGAGNIGSIVAARAQGLKMKVIAFDPFLTPERAIEIGVEKVDLDTLLARADFITLHTPLTDETRNILSAENLAKTKPGVRIVNCARGGLIDEAALAEKLASGHVAGAALDVFESEPAKESPLFGLPNFICTPHLGASTTEAQVNVALQVAEQMADFLVNGGVTNALNMPSLSAEEAPKLKPYMKLAENLGSLVGQLAHGNLTKISIEREGAAAELSGKPIEGAVLAGLMKQYSDTVNMVNAPFLAKERGLDVRSVRHQREGAYNTLLRVTVATEQGDRSVAGTLFGNEAPRLVEIFGIGIEAELSGHMLYIVNDDAPGFIGRIGTLLGEAGINIGTFNLGRRETGGEAVLLLSVDSAIPQDVIDKACALQGVRVVKALAF; this is encoded by the coding sequence ATGACCAAACCCAAAGTTCTCATCAGCGACAAGATGGACCCCAACGCGGCGCGCATTTTCGAAGAGCGCGGCTGCGACGTCGATGTCATCACCGGCGAAACGCCCGAAGAATTGAAGGCCCGCATCGCCGAGTACGACGGGCTGGCGATCCGGTCTTCCACCAAGGTGACGCCGGAAATCCTCGACGCGGCCGCCAACCTCAAGGTGATCGGCCGCGCCGGCATCGGGGTGGACAATGTCGACATTCCCTACGCCAGTTCGAAGGGCGTGGTGGTGATGAACACGCCGTTCGGCAATTCGATCACCACGGCGGAACACGCCATTGCGATGATCATGGCGCTCGCCCGCCAGATCCCGCAGGCCAACGCCCGCACCCAGGCCGGCGAATGGCCGAAGAACGACTTCATGGGCGTGGAAGTCACTGCCAAAACGCTGGGCCTGATCGGCGCGGGCAATATCGGGTCGATCGTCGCCGCGCGCGCGCAGGGCCTGAAGATGAAGGTGATCGCCTTCGACCCGTTCCTGACGCCCGAGCGCGCGATCGAGATCGGGGTGGAGAAGGTCGATCTCGACACGCTTCTGGCGCGGGCGGACTTCATCACGCTGCACACGCCGCTGACGGACGAGACGCGCAACATCCTCTCGGCGGAAAACCTTGCGAAGACCAAGCCGGGCGTTCGCATCGTCAATTGCGCGCGCGGCGGGCTGATCGACGAAGCAGCGTTGGCGGAAAAGCTGGCAAGCGGCCACGTGGCGGGCGCGGCGCTCGACGTGTTCGAAAGCGAACCGGCGAAGGAAAGCCCGCTGTTCGGCCTGCCCAATTTCATCTGCACGCCGCACCTCGGCGCCTCGACCACCGAAGCGCAGGTCAACGTGGCATTGCAGGTGGCCGAACAGATGGCCGATTTCCTGGTCAACGGCGGGGTCACCAACGCGCTCAACATGCCGAGCCTGAGCGCGGAGGAAGCGCCCAAGCTGAAGCCCTATATGAAGCTCGCCGAAAACCTCGGCAGCCTCGTCGGGCAGCTGGCGCACGGCAACCTCACGAAGATCAGCATCGAGCGTGAAGGCGCGGCGGCCGAACTGTCCGGCAAGCCTATCGAAGGCGCGGTTCTGGCCGGGCTGATGAAGCAGTATTCGGACACGGTGAACATGGTCAACGCGCCTTTCCTGGCCAAGGAACGAGGGCTGGACGTACGCTCGGTCCGCCACCAGCGCGAAGGGGCCTACAACACGCTGCTGCGCGTCACCGTGGCGACTGAGCAGGGCGATCGCAGCGTAGCCGGTACGCTGTTCGGCAACGAAGCGCCTCGGCTGGTCGAGATCTTCGGGATCGGCATCGAGGCGGAATTGAGCGGCCACATGCTCTATATCGTCAACGACGACGCGCCGGGCTTCATCGGCCGCATCGGGACGCTGCTGGGCGAAGCGGGCATCAATATCGGCACCTTCAACCTCGGCCGGCGGGAAACCGGCGGGGAAGCGGTGCTGCTGCTGAGCGTCGACAGCGCCATCCCGCAGGACGTCATCGACAAGGCCTGCGCCCTGCAGGGCGTCCGCGTGGTGAAGGCACTGGCATTCTGA
- a CDS encoding TlpA family protein disulfide reductase, with protein sequence MSLSSSAMSALLLAALLAVPMTACDRQSDRGAQPKENSAPAKQGVAGLDRSAAGSPLPDTVLTDPAGRTLDPGSLEGAPVLVNLWATWCAPCKAEMPTLDALAGEYAGELKVLAVSQDLTGAEAVVPYFEEAGFAKLEPWLDPDADFAGAYGVNVGLPLTVLYDAAGRELWRYSGDRDWTDAESRALVEEALGGGKGGGG encoded by the coding sequence ATGTCGCTATCCTCCTCTGCCATGTCCGCCCTTTTGCTGGCCGCGCTGCTCGCCGTGCCGATGACGGCTTGCGATAGGCAAAGCGACAGGGGCGCGCAACCGAAGGAAAACTCCGCCCCGGCCAAGCAGGGCGTTGCCGGGCTGGATCGCAGCGCCGCGGGAAGCCCCCTGCCCGACACCGTCCTGACCGATCCTGCCGGGCGCACGCTCGACCCCGGCTCGCTGGAAGGCGCGCCGGTGCTGGTGAACCTGTGGGCGACGTGGTGCGCGCCGTGCAAAGCGGAGATGCCGACTCTGGACGCGCTGGCCGGCGAGTATGCGGGCGAGCTGAAGGTGCTGGCCGTGAGCCAGGACCTGACCGGTGCCGAGGCAGTGGTCCCCTATTTCGAAGAGGCCGGTTTCGCGAAGCTGGAACCGTGGCTGGACCCGGACGCCGATTTCGCCGGCGCTTACGGCGTCAACGTGGGCCTGCCGCTGACCGTGCTGTACGATGCCGCCGGGCGCGAGCTGTGGCGCTACTCCGGCGACCGCGACTGGACCGACGCGGAATCCCGCGCGCTGGTGGAAGAGGCGCTTGGCGGCGGAAAAGGGGGAGGTGGTTAA
- a CDS encoding DUF1501 domain-containing protein: MCGGSDHGWGSHHFIVGGAVKGGRYYGQAPAVSVDTDDQVGRGRLLPAVAVDQMSATLANWFGVDPVELPTVAPKIARFGSADLGFMAA; the protein is encoded by the coding sequence CTGTGCGGCGGCAGCGACCACGGCTGGGGATCGCACCACTTCATCGTCGGCGGTGCGGTCAAAGGCGGGCGATATTACGGGCAGGCACCCGCAGTCTCGGTCGACACGGACGACCAGGTCGGACGCGGGCGGCTGCTGCCGGCTGTGGCGGTGGACCAGATGTCGGCGACGCTGGCAAACTGGTTCGGGGTCGATCCGGTCGAGTTGCCGACCGTCGCGCCCAAAATCGCGCGCTTCGGCAGCGCGGACCTGGGCTTCATGGCCGCCTAG
- a CDS encoding adenylosuccinate synthase produces MANVTVIGAQWGDEGKGKIVDWLASRADAVVRFQGGHNAGHTLVVGDQTYKLSLLPSGIVTGTLSIVGNGVVLDPWHLKEEVAKLEAQGVTITPDNFAIADNCPLILPLHRDLDGLREAAAGKGKIGTTGRGIGPAYEDKVGRRAIRVCDLAHLDSLEPQLDRLCAHHDALRAGFDEAPVDRAKLVEELREVADFVLQFAQPVWKRLKKVRKAGARILFEGAQGVLLDVDHGTYPFVTSSNTVSGTAASGSGLGPNSTGFVLGIVKAYTTRVGSGPFPTELDNADGQRLGERGHEFGTVTGRQRRCGWFDAVLVRQSCAISGVTGIALTKVDVLDGFETVRICTGYRLRGKIMDYYPSHSADQAEVEPIYEEMDGWQETTAGARSWADLPANAIKYIQRIQELIETPVALVSTSPQRDDTILVRDPFED; encoded by the coding sequence ATGGCCAACGTTACCGTGATCGGTGCCCAGTGGGGCGATGAAGGCAAGGGGAAGATCGTCGACTGGCTCGCCAGCCGGGCCGATGCGGTGGTCCGTTTCCAGGGCGGCCACAACGCCGGCCATACGCTGGTGGTGGGCGACCAGACCTACAAGCTGTCCCTTCTGCCCAGCGGCATCGTGACCGGCACGCTCAGCATCGTCGGCAACGGGGTCGTGCTCGATCCGTGGCACCTGAAGGAAGAGGTCGCCAAGTTGGAAGCGCAGGGCGTCACCATCACGCCCGACAATTTCGCCATTGCCGACAATTGCCCGCTGATCCTGCCGCTCCATCGCGACCTCGACGGCCTGCGCGAAGCGGCCGCGGGCAAGGGCAAGATCGGCACCACCGGGCGCGGCATCGGCCCCGCTTACGAAGACAAGGTCGGAAGGCGTGCGATCCGGGTATGCGACCTCGCCCACCTCGACAGTCTGGAACCGCAGCTCGACCGCCTGTGCGCCCACCACGACGCGCTGCGCGCCGGGTTCGACGAGGCCCCGGTCGATCGGGCCAAACTGGTCGAGGAATTGCGGGAAGTCGCCGACTTCGTACTGCAATTCGCACAGCCGGTGTGGAAGCGGCTGAAAAAGGTGCGCAAGGCGGGCGCGCGGATCCTGTTCGAAGGCGCGCAGGGCGTGCTGCTGGACGTCGATCACGGCACCTACCCCTTCGTCACCAGCTCCAATACCGTCAGCGGCACGGCGGCGAGCGGCAGCGGGCTGGGGCCGAACAGCACCGGCTTCGTGCTCGGCATCGTCAAGGCCTACACCACCCGCGTCGGCAGCGGCCCGTTCCCGACCGAGCTCGACAATGCGGACGGTCAGCGCCTCGGCGAACGGGGCCACGAATTCGGCACCGTCACCGGCCGCCAGCGCCGCTGTGGCTGGTTCGATGCCGTGCTGGTGCGCCAGAGCTGCGCGATCAGCGGCGTGACCGGCATCGCGCTCACCAAGGTGGACGTGCTCGACGGGTTCGAGACGGTCAGGATCTGCACCGGCTATCGCCTGCGCGGCAAGATCATGGACTATTACCCCTCGCACAGCGCCGACCAGGCGGAGGTCGAGCCGATCTACGAAGAGATGGACGGCTGGCAAGAAACCACCGCCGGCGCGCGCAGCTGGGCGGACCTTCCGGCAAACGCGATCAAGTACATCCAGCGTATCCAGGAACTGATCGAAACGCCGGTGGCGCTGGTTTCCACCAGCCCGCAGCGCGACGATACCATCCTCGTGCGCGATCCGTTCGAGGACTGA
- a CDS encoding asparaginase, whose product MTPPRILVLATGGTIAGQAGSATRADYRPGQIEIGSFLDMAGPLGLEARLEGRQVAAIGSEDITPDIWRALHTACAEAMDDPAVGGIVITHGTDTAEETALLLDLTLPATKPVVLVGAMRPADAVGSDGLRNFANAVRVAGDADAAGRGVLLVMSDRVIAARDARKARTGGTDAFRGYPRDAVAAVTPSSLEWFGAPWRSGEAARFDFPETWPTVPILYARACMEADAVDHVLSRNPAGMVMAGFGAGTMPQGVRRALAKAAARGVIVVRSSRVGEGLVDREPADDTDGFVAARALGPAKSRILLQVLLANGLSEPADVQAAFDHR is encoded by the coding sequence ATGACCCCGCCCCGCATCCTCGTCCTGGCAACGGGCGGCACGATTGCCGGGCAGGCCGGATCGGCGACGAGGGCCGATTACCGGCCCGGGCAGATCGAGATCGGCAGTTTCCTCGACATGGCGGGCCCGCTGGGGCTGGAGGCGCGGCTGGAGGGGCGGCAGGTCGCGGCGATCGGTTCGGAGGATATCACCCCCGACATCTGGCGCGCCCTGCACACGGCCTGTGCTGAGGCGATGGACGATCCCGCGGTGGGCGGCATCGTCATCACCCACGGCACGGATACCGCCGAGGAAACCGCGCTGCTGCTCGACCTCACCTTGCCGGCGACCAAGCCCGTGGTGCTGGTCGGCGCGATGCGCCCTGCCGACGCGGTCGGGAGCGACGGGCTACGCAACTTCGCCAACGCGGTGCGCGTGGCGGGCGACGCCGATGCGGCCGGTCGGGGCGTGCTGCTGGTGATGAGCGACCGGGTGATCGCCGCGCGCGACGCCCGCAAGGCGCGCACCGGCGGGACCGATGCGTTTCGCGGCTACCCGCGCGATGCGGTCGCTGCGGTGACCCCAAGCTCGCTCGAATGGTTCGGCGCGCCATGGCGCAGCGGCGAGGCCGCGCGCTTCGACTTTCCGGAAACCTGGCCGACGGTGCCCATTCTCTACGCCCGCGCCTGCATGGAGGCCGACGCGGTCGACCACGTGCTGTCGCGCAATCCGGCGGGCATGGTTATGGCCGGCTTCGGCGCCGGGACCATGCCGCAGGGCGTCAGGCGCGCGCTGGCGAAAGCGGCAGCGCGCGGAGTGATCGTGGTCCGGTCGAGCAGGGTGGGCGAAGGGCTCGTCGACCGCGAACCGGCTGACGACACCGACGGCTTCGTCGCCGCCCGCGCGCTCGGCCCGGCGAAGTCGCGCATCCTGTTGCAGGTCCTGCTGGCGAACGGCCTGTCCGAACCTGCCGACGTGCAGGCGGCCTTCGACCACCGCTAG
- a CDS encoding energy transducer TonB → MRKSLPAVALPLAFFVIVLPAGALGQERAGEPKVERKTAPVPPPSEVPGGVSPHHQGRWARSIQENYPAAALRNLEEGNVRLRVTVNTDGRVDSCTLTTSNGSAALDTAACDGMVRFAQFNPALDLNGEPVASNCSTAIRYQIPQGNNVLRLTGPVPLNFELWAEDLLAAIGIRPDMPPAPVAIVTNELQINRAGRIASCRAEIEEPTETSEAELCAALRKHAVFEPALKGAPELRDATFPLLVLVKFDL, encoded by the coding sequence ATGAGAAAATCCCTCCCCGCGGTCGCTTTGCCCCTCGCTTTCTTCGTTATTGTCCTGCCGGCCGGTGCGCTTGGCCAGGAACGCGCCGGCGAACCCAAAGTGGAAAGAAAGACCGCGCCCGTTCCGCCGCCGTCGGAAGTTCCTGGCGGTGTCTCACCACATCATCAGGGGCGCTGGGCGAGGAGCATCCAGGAGAACTATCCGGCCGCGGCCCTGCGGAACCTCGAGGAAGGGAATGTCCGGTTGCGGGTAACCGTCAACACCGATGGCCGGGTCGACAGCTGTACCTTGACGACAAGCAACGGTAGCGCCGCACTCGACACGGCCGCCTGCGACGGCATGGTCCGGTTTGCGCAGTTCAATCCTGCGCTGGACCTGAATGGGGAACCGGTTGCGAGCAATTGCAGCACCGCGATCAGATACCAGATTCCCCAAGGTAACAACGTGCTCCGGTTGACCGGGCCGGTCCCCTTGAACTTCGAACTCTGGGCGGAGGACCTTCTTGCGGCGATCGGCATCCGGCCGGACATGCCGCCGGCCCCGGTGGCAATCGTAACCAACGAGCTGCAGATCAACCGCGCCGGCCGGATTGCGAGTTGTCGCGCCGAGATCGAGGAACCGACCGAGACCAGCGAAGCCGAACTTTGCGCCGCGCTGCGAAAGCATGCCGTGTTCGAGCCCGCGTTGAAGGGGGCCCCGGAATTGCGCGATGCCACGTTCCCGCTTCTCGTGCTGGTGAAATTCGATCTCTAG